The Vulcanimicrobium alpinum sequence GGGCGGCGCGGCGATCACCACGCTCGACGCCGGTGCGATCACGTTGCCGGGCAGCGCAACGCAGCCGAACTCGGCGAGCAACACGTTCACCCTTCCCAGCGGCTACGCGGGCGCGTCGATCTACGCGATCGACTGCACCGGCGCCACGCTCCCCGCACCGGGCGAGCGCTGCACCGGCGGCGTCGCGCTGATCGGCGTGTACGACTCGCACTGACGAGCACCGAGCAGCAAAAGAAGAAGGCCGGTCGCATGCGCGACCGGCCTTTCTCGTCGTCGGCGTTCTGCTTCAGCCGAACCACGCGGGGAGGTCGGCGTAGCGTTCCTCTTTCCACGGATCGGCGTCGTTGTTGTATCCGCGGACTTCCCAGAAGCCCTTTTCGTCGCGGTCTTTGAACTCGAGGCCGTGCAGCCACTTGGCGCTCTTCCAGAAATACTTCTTCGGAACGAGCATCCGCACCGGACCGCCGTGGATCGGCTCGACCGGCTGCCCGTCGAACTCGTACGCGACCAGCACGTCGTCGTCGAGCATCACCGCGAGCGGCAGGTTCGTCGTGTAGTCGTTGTCCGCGTGCTGGATCACGTACTTCGCTTCTGCGAGCGGT is a genomic window containing:
- a CDS encoding sulfite oxidase-like oxidoreductase translates to MPFLKQKDPTVPPGQTVTDGFPVLHVGDVPPIDPKTWRLRVFGAVENPFELTWDELRAMPASEYRGDIHCVTRWTKKNTYWVGVKFSEIVARAKPLAEAKYVIQHADNDYTTNLPLAVMLDDDVLVAYEFDGQPVEPIHGGPVRMLVPKKYFWKSAKWLHGLEFKDRDEKGFWEVRGYNNDADPWKEERYADLPAWFG